Genomic DNA from Bacteroidota bacterium:
TCCAATTTTCACTTCTATTTATATGAATTAAGCCCCCTTAACTATAGTATTCCAAATTTAATTGCAATACCATATTTATTCTCCATCTTATTTAATTTTCCAAATAGAATTGGTGAAATAATTGGCACTGTCAAAGAAATTTCTTACTACCTGAAAGCCACATTCTCCAGCAAGCAGGTCAATTTCCTTAAGAGAATACTTTTTAGAAATTTCAGTATGAATTGCCTCTCCCTCTTTAAAGGGCACAACCATTTCCAATGCAGGAATTTCTACACTTTGAGAAATTTTACTAATAAGAAAACTACGTGCCTCACCACTCTCAGAATCATAATAAGGAGAATGTTCAAACAGATCGGGATTAAAATTTGCTTTCATCTCCCGGTTAATTCTGTGAAGCAGATTTAGATTAAATTCTTTGGTAACGCCTGCTTTATCATTATAAGCCGCCAGAATTACATCAGGGTCTTTCCGCAAATCAAAGCCAATTAACAGAATGTCCTCCGAAGCCATTGCATTAGCTATTTCTTTTAGAAAAATTCTGGTTTCCTCATTGGAAAAATTACCAATGTTAGAACCTAAAAAAAGTAAAACCTTCTTGCAGCTTTTTTCTAACTCTTTCAGGGCAGAAAAG
This window encodes:
- the egtD gene encoding L-histidine N(alpha)-methyltransferase, encoding MRKSDVDIVSPAKADSDFIIDVIKGLFSSPKFLKSKYFYDKRGDELFRKIMELPEYYLTRCELEILNNHKATILSLLDPGEALKIVDLGAGDGFKTKILLNHFNKKGLNFTYVPVDISQNAINSILIDFRSNLPEINVAGICKEYFSALKELEKSCKKVLLFLGSNIGNFSNEETRIFLKEIANAMASEDILLIGFDLRKDPDVILAAYNDKAGVTKEFNLNLLHRINREMKANFNPDLFEHSPYYDSESGEARSFLISKISQSVEIPALEMVVPFKEGEAIHTEISKKYSLKEIDLLAGECGFQVVRNFFDSANYFTNSIWKIK